The following are encoded together in the Streptomyces sp. NBC_01465 genome:
- a CDS encoding 4'-phosphopantetheinyl transferase family protein, giving the protein MSILTAPGDRAAPPAPRREALMARLLPPQVVTVESFGPWQGDWRHVLHPAEARVVAAAGEKRRQDFASVRECARRAMRTLGVPPAPLLPGPRGEPGWPPGTVGAMTHCTGYRAAALARAGAGIAAVGIDAEPHARLSADVLEMVAGRREQDRLTALDGLWPQVSWGCLLFSVKEAVFKAWYPLALSELGFLEAEVDLWPDPGDCRTGGFTVEVTRPGPFASLAGRWRLAQGLVATATAVAASAVTETPAVSPVSATTSGYDSAIGPPARSPAILPPLLWPIGPLLKG; this is encoded by the coding sequence GTGAGCATCCTGACCGCCCCCGGGGACAGAGCCGCCCCGCCGGCGCCCCGGCGGGAAGCGCTCATGGCCCGGCTTCTCCCGCCGCAGGTCGTGACGGTGGAGTCGTTCGGGCCCTGGCAGGGGGACTGGCGTCATGTGCTGCATCCCGCCGAGGCCCGGGTCGTGGCGGCGGCGGGGGAGAAGCGCCGGCAGGATTTCGCGAGCGTACGGGAGTGCGCACGGCGGGCGATGCGAACCCTTGGCGTGCCCCCGGCGCCACTGCTGCCGGGCCCCCGGGGTGAGCCGGGGTGGCCGCCGGGGACCGTCGGGGCGATGACGCACTGCACGGGGTACCGGGCGGCGGCGCTGGCCCGCGCGGGAGCGGGGATCGCCGCCGTCGGTATCGATGCCGAGCCGCATGCCCGGCTGAGTGCGGACGTCCTGGAAATGGTGGCAGGCCGCCGCGAGCAGGACCGGCTCACGGCGCTCGACGGCCTGTGGCCGCAGGTGTCCTGGGGCTGCCTGCTGTTCTCCGTGAAGGAGGCGGTCTTCAAGGCGTGGTACCCGCTGGCCCTGAGCGAACTCGGCTTCCTGGAGGCCGAGGTGGACCTGTGGCCCGACCCCGGCGACTGCCGCACCGGGGGCTTCACGGTCGAGGTGACCCGGCCGGGTCCCTTCGCCTCGCTGGCCGGGCGCTGGCGACTGGCCCAGGGCCTGGTCGCGACAGCGACGGCAGTCGCGGCGAGCGCGGTGACGGAGACGCCCGCGGTGTCCCCGGTGTCCGCCACAACATCGGGGTACGACAGTGCAATCGGCCCCCCGGCAAGATCACCGGCCATCCTTCCCCCACTACTCTGGCCGATCGGCCCCCTTCTGAAAGGTTGA
- a CDS encoding SRPBCC family protein, which yields MRLTDSPQVECEIEIAADLGRVWELVSDISTSVRHSPELQEVEWLDGAVGPGVGASFTGRNRNAGLGEWQTVSRIVEMEPMRTFRWEVVYYHDRDHGDPLSVWTYSLEPVEDGTRTRLRHGMRLGTARGPLQEFIERNPEQEERILDGRFARLRVGIETTLAGVKSDAEA from the coding sequence ATGCGCCTCACCGACAGCCCCCAAGTGGAGTGCGAGATCGAGATCGCCGCCGATCTGGGACGGGTGTGGGAATTGGTGTCGGACATCTCCACCTCCGTCCGCCACAGCCCCGAACTGCAGGAAGTGGAGTGGCTCGACGGGGCCGTCGGGCCGGGCGTCGGCGCCAGCTTCACCGGTCGCAACCGGAATGCCGGCCTGGGGGAGTGGCAGACCGTCAGCCGCATCGTGGAGATGGAGCCGATGCGCACCTTCCGCTGGGAGGTCGTCTACTACCACGACCGGGACCACGGCGACCCGCTCTCCGTGTGGACGTACAGCCTGGAACCCGTCGAGGACGGCACCCGGACCCGCCTGCGGCACGGCATGCGTCTCGGCACCGCCCGCGGACCGCTGCAGGAGTTCATCGAGCGCAACCCGGAGCAGGAGGAGCGCATCCTCGACGGCCGCTTCGCGCGTCTGCGCGTCGGCATCGAGACGACGTTGGCCGGGGTGAAGTCCGACGCCGAGGCGTGA
- a CDS encoding HelD family protein has protein sequence MREDVQSLDIRDVTANWVNAAVLERQIEDRIKALADLSHTPLFFGRLDYLHAPGADMAEGADGERFYIGRRHVHDADGDPMVIDWRAPVSQPFYRASSKDPMDIGLRRRFGYTGGELTAYEDEHLTDPQEAARTSKLLQAEIERPRVGPMRDIVATIQPEQDEIVRADLSGSVCVQGGPGTGKTAVGLHRVAYLLYAHRDRLARTGTLVIGPNKSFLHYIEQVLPALGELEVKQATVDDLVAHVEVRGADPADAAVVKGDARMAEVLRRALRSHVTIPTEPVMVVRGSRRWRIPAYELEEIVQELLDRDIRYGAAHDALPQRIAHAVLVRMEQSGEAPDDRVQDAVARNTAVKAAVKAAWPPVDPAKLVLRLLSDADFLADHAEGILTADEQKTILWEKPARSVKATKWSLADAVLIDEASDLIARTHSLGHVVLDEAQDLSPMQYRAVGRRCTTGSATILGDLAQGTTPWATGSWAEALTHLGKAGAHIEELTAGFRVPREVIAYASRLLPHMSPGLAPVSSVRENPGSLDLRTTDDLDAAAVTACHDSLRHEGSTGLIAADARIPALAEALTAAGLAYLNPGEETTAESRLTLVPASLAKGLEYDYVVLDEPAAVVAGEPDERTGLRRLYVALTRAVSGLIVTHSAPVPEQLTTG, from the coding sequence ATGCGCGAGGACGTGCAGTCGCTCGACATCCGCGACGTCACCGCGAACTGGGTCAACGCCGCCGTCCTGGAGCGCCAGATCGAGGACCGGATCAAGGCACTCGCCGACCTCTCCCACACCCCGCTCTTCTTCGGCCGGCTCGACTACCTCCACGCCCCCGGCGCCGACATGGCCGAAGGCGCGGACGGCGAGCGCTTCTACATCGGCCGCCGCCACGTCCACGACGCCGACGGCGACCCCATGGTCATCGACTGGCGCGCCCCCGTCTCGCAGCCCTTCTACCGGGCCTCCTCCAAGGACCCGATGGACATCGGGCTGCGCCGCCGCTTCGGCTACACGGGCGGCGAGCTCACCGCGTACGAGGACGAGCACCTCACGGACCCCCAAGAGGCCGCCCGGACAAGCAAGTTGCTCCAGGCCGAGATCGAGCGGCCCCGCGTAGGGCCGATGCGCGACATCGTCGCGACGATCCAGCCCGAGCAGGACGAGATCGTCCGCGCCGACCTCTCCGGCTCGGTCTGCGTCCAGGGAGGCCCCGGCACCGGAAAGACCGCCGTCGGCCTGCACCGTGTCGCATACCTCCTCTACGCGCACCGCGACCGCCTCGCCCGCACCGGCACGCTCGTCATCGGACCGAACAAGTCCTTCCTCCACTACATCGAGCAAGTCCTCCCGGCCCTGGGCGAGTTGGAGGTCAAGCAAGCAACAGTCGACGACCTCGTCGCCCACGTAGAGGTCCGCGGAGCCGACCCCGCCGATGCCGCCGTCGTCAAGGGCGACGCCCGCATGGCGGAGGTCCTGCGCCGCGCGCTGCGCTCACACGTCACGATCCCCACCGAGCCCGTCATGGTCGTGCGCGGATCCCGCCGCTGGCGCATTCCGGCGTACGAACTCGAGGAGATCGTCCAGGAGTTGCTCGACCGCGACATCCGCTACGGCGCCGCCCACGACGCCCTCCCCCAGCGCATCGCGCACGCCGTTCTCGTACGGATGGAGCAGTCGGGCGAGGCCCCCGACGACCGGGTCCAGGACGCGGTCGCCCGCAACACCGCCGTGAAGGCCGCGGTCAAGGCCGCCTGGCCGCCCGTCGACCCCGCGAAACTGGTCCTGCGCCTGCTCTCCGACGCGGACTTCCTCGCCGACCACGCCGAGGGGATCCTCACCGCGGACGAGCAGAAGACGATCCTCTGGGAGAAGCCCGCCCGCTCGGTCAAGGCCACCAAGTGGTCCCTCGCCGACGCCGTGCTGATCGACGAGGCGAGCGACCTCATCGCCCGTACGCACTCGCTCGGCCATGTCGTGCTCGACGAGGCGCAGGACCTCTCCCCCATGCAGTACCGCGCCGTCGGCCGCCGCTGCACCACCGGCTCCGCCACGATCCTCGGCGACCTCGCGCAGGGCACCACGCCCTGGGCGACGGGGAGTTGGGCCGAGGCGCTCACCCACCTCGGCAAGGCGGGCGCGCACATCGAGGAGCTGACGGCCGGTTTCCGCGTACCGCGCGAGGTCATCGCCTACGCGTCCCGGCTGCTCCCCCACATGTCACCGGGCCTGGCGCCGGTCTCCTCGGTCCGTGAGAACCCGGGCTCGCTCGACCTCCGTACGACGGACGACCTGGACGCCGCCGCCGTCACCGCCTGCCACGACTCGCTCCGCCACGAGGGCTCGACGGGCCTGATCGCGGCCGACGCCCGCATCCCGGCCCTGGCCGAGGCGCTGACCGCCGCCGGCCTCGCGTACCTCAACCCCGGTGAGGAGACGACCGCCGAGTCGCGCCTCACCCTCGTCCCGGCATCCCTCGCCAAGGGCCTGGAGTACGACTACGTGGTCCTCGACGAGCCCGCCGCGGTCGTCGCCGGCGAGCCCGACGAGCGCACCGGCCTGCGCCGCCTGTACGTCGCCCTCACTCGCGCCGTCTCCGGCCTGATCGTCACCCACTCCGCCCCGGTCCCGGAGCAGCTGACCACCGGCTAG
- a CDS encoding glycosyltransferase 87 family protein, producing MHHRSLVVSGLSFAAFAALCVGLRIPMADALVYRAEGAAVASGADLYGFTVTRWQLPATYPPFAAMLFVPLSWLPVPGLKVAFLAGNAVLLAVFVRLSCRFAGVTVRTEAVLAVTAVALWLEPVFQTLVFGQINLVVACLVLWDLARPSGARGKGIALGVAAGIKLTPAVFILFLLLTGRVRAAMGALAAFAGTVVLGGLLLPSASFDFWTRRIFETGRVGKAWIVDNQSLQGLVARVLHDPEPGLAWVVLAVLAGGAGLWAARRVPYRWGVLVTAVTALLVSPISWSHHWVWCVPLIAVLVGSGRVRVAWVMAGVFAARTMWVVPHQGDLDLQLPWWQQVLAAPYPLVGLVLVGCAVEYARRRGVSTRTEAVVRVPVV from the coding sequence GTGCATCATCGCTCACTTGTCGTGTCCGGACTGTCGTTCGCCGCATTCGCCGCGCTCTGCGTCGGCCTCCGCATTCCGATGGCCGACGCCCTCGTCTATCGCGCGGAAGGCGCCGCCGTCGCCTCCGGCGCCGATCTGTACGGATTCACCGTCACCCGGTGGCAACTGCCCGCCACCTACCCGCCGTTCGCCGCGATGCTGTTCGTGCCGCTGAGCTGGCTGCCCGTGCCGGGGCTCAAGGTCGCCTTTCTGGCGGGGAATGCTGTGCTGCTTGCGGTGTTCGTCCGGCTGTCGTGCCGGTTCGCGGGTGTGACTGTACGGACTGAGGCCGTTCTTGCCGTCACCGCTGTTGCGTTGTGGCTGGAGCCCGTCTTTCAGACGCTGGTCTTCGGGCAGATCAACCTGGTCGTCGCCTGTCTTGTGCTGTGGGACCTGGCGCGGCCAAGTGGGGCTCGCGGCAAGGGGATTGCGCTGGGTGTCGCCGCGGGGATCAAGCTCACCCCGGCCGTTTTCATTCTCTTCCTGCTCCTCACCGGACGGGTGCGGGCTGCGATGGGCGCTCTTGCTGCCTTCGCTGGGACCGTGGTGCTCGGTGGGCTTCTGCTGCCCTCCGCCAGCTTCGACTTCTGGACGCGGAGGATCTTCGAGACGGGTCGGGTGGGGAAGGCGTGGATCGTCGACAACCAGTCGCTGCAGGGGCTGGTGGCGCGGGTTCTGCATGATCCGGAGCCGGGGCTCGCGTGGGTTGTTCTTGCCGTACTGGCTGGTGGTGCGGGTCTCTGGGCCGCGCGCCGGGTCCCGTACCGGTGGGGCGTTCTGGTCACCGCGGTGACTGCGCTGCTCGTCTCGCCGATCAGCTGGTCGCATCACTGGGTGTGGTGCGTGCCGCTGATCGCCGTGCTGGTGGGGAGCGGGCGGGTGCGGGTCGCGTGGGTGATGGCCGGGGTCTTTGCGGCGCGGACGATGTGGGTCGTCCCACATCAGGGGGATCTGGATCTGCAACTGCCGTGGTGGCAGCAGGTGTTGGCGGCGCCGTACCCGTTGGTGGGTCTGGTGCTGGTCGGGTGTGCGGTTGAGTATGCGCGCAGGCGTGGGGTGAGTACGCGTACCGAAGCGGTGGTCCGGGTGCCGGTGGTGTGA
- a CDS encoding DNA repair helicase XPB yields MNGPLIVQSDKTLLLEVDHDQADACRRAIAPFAELERAPEHIHTYRLTPLGLWNARAAGHDAEQVVDALVEYSRYPVPHALLVDVAETMDRYGRLTLSKHPVHGLVLTTTDRPVLEEILRSKKVAPLVGERIDPDTVSVHPSERGQIKQTLLKLGWPAEDLAGYVDGEAHKIDLDEDGWSLRPYQKQAVEGFWHGGSGVIVLPCGAGKTLVGAGAMAEAKATTLILVTNTVSARQWKHELVKRTSLTEEEIGEYSGTRKEIRPVTIATYQVLTTRRKGVYPHLELFDSRDWGLVIYDEVHLLPAPVFKFTADLQARRRLGLTATLVREDGRESDVFSLIGPKRFDAPWKEIEAQGYIAPADCVEVRVNLTDSERLAYATAEPEEKYRFCATTATKRKVTEALVAKHKGEQTLVIGQYIDQLDELGEHLNAPVIKGETSNAQREKLFDAFRQGEISVLVVSKVANFSIDLPEATVAIQVSGTFGSRQEEAQRLGRVLRPKADGHEARFYSVVARDTIDQDFAAHRQRFLAEQGYAYRIVDADELLAGE; encoded by the coding sequence GTGAATGGGCCACTGATTGTCCAGTCGGACAAGACCCTCCTCCTTGAGGTGGACCACGACCAGGCCGACGCCTGCCGCCGCGCCATCGCGCCGTTCGCCGAGCTGGAGCGGGCCCCCGAGCACATCCACACCTACCGGCTGACCCCGCTGGGCCTGTGGAACGCCCGCGCGGCAGGGCACGACGCCGAGCAGGTCGTGGACGCGCTGGTGGAGTACTCGCGCTACCCCGTCCCGCACGCACTCCTCGTCGACGTCGCCGAGACGATGGACCGCTACGGCCGCCTGACCCTCTCCAAGCACCCGGTGCACGGCCTGGTCCTCACGACCACGGACCGCCCGGTCCTGGAGGAGATCCTCCGCTCGAAGAAGGTCGCCCCGCTGGTCGGCGAGCGCATCGACCCCGACACGGTCTCCGTTCACCCCTCCGAGCGCGGCCAGATCAAGCAGACGCTGCTGAAGCTGGGCTGGCCGGCCGAGGACCTCGCCGGGTACGTCGACGGCGAGGCCCACAAGATCGACCTGGACGAGGACGGCTGGTCGCTGCGCCCGTACCAGAAGCAGGCCGTCGAGGGCTTCTGGCACGGCGGCTCGGGTGTCATCGTGCTGCCCTGTGGCGCCGGGAAAACGCTGGTGGGGGCGGGTGCGATGGCGGAGGCGAAGGCCACCACGCTGATCCTCGTCACCAACACGGTCTCGGCCCGCCAGTGGAAGCACGAGCTGGTGAAGCGGACGTCGCTGACCGAGGAGGAGATCGGCGAGTACAGCGGTACGCGCAAGGAGATCCGCCCGGTCACGATCGCGACCTACCAGGTGCTGACCACGCGCCGTAAGGGCGTCTACCCGCACCTGGAGCTCTTCGACTCCCGCGACTGGGGCCTGGTGATCTACGACGAGGTGCACCTGCTGCCCGCGCCCGTCTTCAAGTTCACCGCGGACCTGCAGGCGCGGCGGCGGCTCGGCCTGACGGCGACGCTCGTACGGGAGGACGGCCGCGAGTCGGACGTCTTCTCGCTGATCGGCCCCAAGCGGTTCGACGCTCCGTGGAAGGAGATCGAGGCGCAGGGGTACATCGCGCCCGCGGACTGCGTGGAGGTACGGGTCAATCTGACGGACTCCGAGCGCCTCGCGTACGCGACGGCGGAGCCGGAGGAGAAGTACCGCTTCTGCGCGACGACGGCGACGAAGCGCAAGGTGACGGAGGCGCTGGTCGCCAAGCACAAGGGCGAGCAGACGCTGGTCATCGGCCAGTACATCGACCAACTCGACGAGCTGGGCGAGCACTTGAACGCCCCGGTCATCAAGGGCGAGACGTCGAACGCGCAGCGCGAGAAGCTGTTCGACGCGTTCCGGCAGGGCGAGATCAGCGTGCTGGTGGTCTCGAAGGTGGCGAACTTCTCGATCGACCTGCCCGAGGCGACGGTCGCGATCCAGGTGTCGGGAACGTTCGGCTCGCGCCAGGAGGAGGCGCAGCGGCTCGGTCGCGTACTGCGTCCGAAGGCGGACGGGCACGAGGCGCGGTTCTACTCGGTGGTGGCACGCGACACGATCGACCAGGACTTCGCGGCGCATCGGCAGCGGTTCCTGGCGGAGCAGGGGTACGCGTACCGGATCGTGGACGCGGACGAGCTGCTGGCTGGGGAGTGA
- a CDS encoding VanZ family protein, with protein MVTKEAEARPRLQRRTWGSVVARVIVLLVGFVLMVGFAVALAKITLEPSKASVDLTHTNMRPGDSIRMYLDQPAFRDTVKQIGGNLLLGVPFGVLLPVLIPKARGLLRVLIVTAVVMFCVETAQGILVEGRAFDIDDVILNTLGALVGYLLLGRRLGRALHPRRRHWWQRQERVAPKPAAKPEPEPKPKPKPKPKPKPKVTIASAARARAAALKVRLGRRPVRPRP; from the coding sequence ATGGTGACGAAGGAAGCGGAAGCGCGGCCGCGGCTGCAGCGGCGTACCTGGGGATCGGTGGTGGCACGGGTGATCGTGCTGCTGGTGGGGTTCGTGTTGATGGTGGGGTTCGCGGTCGCGCTGGCCAAGATCACCCTGGAGCCTTCGAAGGCGTCCGTCGACCTCACCCACACCAATATGCGACCCGGCGACTCGATACGGATGTACCTGGACCAGCCCGCTTTCCGGGACACGGTCAAGCAGATCGGCGGGAATCTGCTCCTCGGGGTGCCCTTCGGGGTGCTGCTGCCGGTGCTGATCCCCAAGGCGCGGGGGCTGCTCCGGGTCCTGATCGTGACGGCGGTGGTGATGTTCTGCGTGGAGACGGCGCAGGGGATCCTGGTCGAGGGCCGGGCCTTCGACATCGACGACGTCATCCTCAACACCCTTGGGGCGCTGGTCGGTTACCTGCTGCTCGGGCGGCGGCTGGGGCGGGCGCTGCATCCCCGGCGGCGGCACTGGTGGCAGCGGCAGGAGAGGGTCGCCCCGAAGCCGGCCGCCAAGCCCGAGCCCGAGCCGAAGCCGAAGCCGAAGCCGAAGCCGAAGCCCAAGCCCAAGGTCACGATCGCGTCCGCTGCCAGGGCCAGGGCGGCCGCCCTGAAGGTCAGGCTGGGTCGTCGGCCAGTTCGGCCACGCCCGTGA
- a CDS encoding helicase-associated domain-containing protein, which produces MSEGNGSTPPRTLAEALRARDDASLAGLLRARPDLLTPVPNDVTQLATRAATRASVVRALEHLDRFALQTAEALAVAPDPAPYATLLALIAGDEGDPVIEAELPGAVRTLREQALVWGEDDRLRLVRTARELLAPSPTHPSPTGLGPTVAEATAGMSPGRVQEILLAAGLPATYDSVSAVAALTALFTDRTRMSELLDSAPPEALSVLDRLVWGPPYGEVAAVPTPPVRWLRDRGLLLPASARTVVLPREAALHLRGGRAHRLPEPLPPEVAAAREYRPQAVDSTAAGQAFTALSTVEELLKDWNEGGPAVLRAGGLSVRDLKRTAAALDCTEQLACFWLELTYAAGLLASDGEADERFAATPAYDDWVELLPADRWSHLALTWLTATRTAGVIGGQDAKGRTLSPLGPDLDRSPAPEVRRRVLTLLATLPEGTSADPESLLARLRWERPTRSANNGRGATGVTDLRSRLAQWTLNDAELLGVTGRGALSTHGRALLGDGSTIEREASRTLAAQALTPLIPEPLDHVLLQADLTAVAPGPLERPLAELLNVAADVESKGGATVYRFTPGSVRRALDAGQSASDLHAFLAAHSRTPVPQPLSYLIDDVARKHGHLRVGAASSYVRCDDESVLNEILADKRSQPLRLRRLAPTVLAAQAEPAVLLDTLRSIGFAPAAESADGDVLITRADAYRTPPRTAPAPIPEGPPAPDATLLSAALRAIRAGDTAATVAHKPVPQTGRGDLPRTSSAETLATVQAAAMTGSALWIGYVNADGAASQRVIAPVRVEGGFVTAYDHTADEVRTYPLHRITGVAELADDPA; this is translated from the coding sequence GTGTCCGAAGGAAACGGCAGTACGCCACCGCGCACGCTCGCGGAAGCGCTGCGCGCCCGCGACGACGCGTCGCTGGCCGGTCTGCTGCGCGCGCGCCCCGATCTGCTGACGCCCGTACCGAACGACGTCACGCAGCTCGCGACCCGGGCCGCGACGCGCGCCTCGGTCGTACGCGCGCTGGAGCACCTGGACCGGTTCGCGCTGCAGACCGCGGAGGCCCTCGCCGTCGCGCCCGACCCCGCCCCGTACGCGACGCTCCTCGCGCTGATCGCCGGTGACGAGGGCGACCCCGTCATCGAGGCCGAACTCCCCGGCGCCGTACGGACGTTGCGCGAACAGGCCCTGGTCTGGGGCGAGGACGACCGGCTGCGCCTCGTCCGCACCGCGCGCGAGCTGCTCGCCCCCTCCCCCACGCACCCGTCCCCGACCGGGCTCGGCCCGACCGTGGCGGAGGCGACGGCGGGGATGTCGCCGGGGCGGGTCCAGGAGATCCTGCTTGCGGCCGGGCTGCCGGCGACGTACGACTCGGTGTCGGCGGTCGCGGCGCTGACCGCGCTCTTCACGGACCGCACCCGGATGTCGGAGCTGCTCGACTCGGCGCCTCCGGAGGCGCTTTCGGTACTGGACCGCCTGGTGTGGGGGCCGCCGTACGGCGAGGTCGCCGCCGTGCCAACCCCGCCCGTGCGCTGGCTGCGCGACCGGGGGCTGCTGCTGCCCGCGAGTGCGCGGACCGTCGTACTGCCCCGTGAGGCGGCGCTGCATCTGCGCGGGGGCCGCGCGCACCGGCTGCCGGAGCCGCTGCCTCCGGAGGTTGCCGCCGCGCGCGAATATCGTCCACAGGCTGTGGATTCCACGGCGGCGGGCCAGGCCTTCACGGCGCTGTCCACGGTCGAGGAGCTCCTGAAGGACTGGAACGAGGGCGGTCCGGCCGTCCTGCGCGCCGGCGGCCTGAGCGTCCGCGACCTGAAGCGGACCGCGGCCGCGCTGGACTGCACGGAGCAGCTGGCCTGCTTCTGGCTCGAACTCACTTACGCGGCAGGGCTGTTGGCGTCGGACGGGGAGGCGGACGAGCGGTTCGCGGCCACCCCCGCGTACGACGACTGGGTGGAGCTTCTGCCCGCCGACCGCTGGTCCCACCTGGCACTGACCTGGCTCACCGCCACCCGCACGGCAGGCGTGATCGGCGGCCAGGACGCCAAGGGCCGCACGCTCTCCCCGCTGGGCCCGGACCTGGACCGCTCGCCGGCCCCCGAGGTACGCCGCCGGGTCCTCACCCTCCTCGCGACCCTCCCCGAGGGCACCTCGGCGGACCCGGAATCGCTCCTGGCGCGCCTGCGCTGGGAACGCCCGACGCGCTCCGCGAACAACGGCCGAGGTGCGACGGGCGTCACGGATCTCCGCTCCCGCCTGGCCCAATGGACCCTGAACGACGCGGAGTTGCTGGGCGTGACGGGCCGAGGAGCCCTGTCGACGCACGGCCGCGCTCTGCTGGGTGACGGAAGCACCATCGAGCGCGAGGCGAGTCGCACCCTCGCAGCCCAGGCCCTCACCCCCCTCATCCCCGAGCCCCTCGACCACGTCCTGCTCCAGGCCGACCTCACCGCCGTGGCGCCGGGACCCCTGGAGCGGCCCCTCGCCGAGCTGCTCAATGTCGCCGCCGACGTCGAGTCCAAGGGCGGCGCGACCGTCTACCGCTTCACCCCCGGCTCCGTCCGCCGCGCCCTGGACGCCGGGCAGTCCGCCTCCGACCTGCACGCCTTCCTCGCCGCGCACTCCCGTACCCCCGTGCCGCAGCCGCTCAGCTATCTGATCGACGACGTGGCCCGCAAGCACGGCCACCTCCGCGTCGGCGCCGCGTCCTCGTACGTGCGCTGCGACGACGAGTCCGTACTCAACGAGATCCTCGCCGACAAGCGCTCCCAGCCCCTGCGCCTGCGCCGCCTCGCCCCCACGGTCCTCGCCGCCCAGGCCGAGCCCGCCGTGCTCCTCGACACGCTGCGCTCCATCGGCTTCGCGCCCGCCGCCGAGTCCGCCGACGGCGACGTCCTCATCACCCGCGCCGACGCCTACCGCACCCCGCCGCGCACCGCACCGGCCCCGATCCCCGAGGGCCCGCCGGCTCCCGACGCGACGCTCCTGTCCGCGGCCCTGCGGGCCATCCGCGCGGGCGACACCGCGGCCACCGTGGCCCACAAGCCGGTGCCTCAGACCGGCCGGGGCGACCTCCCGCGCACCAGCTCCGCCGAGACGCTCGCCACGGTGCAGGCCGCGGCCATGACCGGCTCCGCGCTCTGGATCGGCTACGTCAACGCCGACGGGGCCGCGAGCCAGCGCGTGATCGCGCCGGTGAGGGTCGAGGGCGGGTTCGTCACGGCGTACGACCACACGGCCGACGAAGTCCGTACGTACCCGCTGCACCGCATCACGGGCGTGGCCGAACTGGCCGACGACCCAGCCTGA
- a CDS encoding ABC transporter ATP-binding protein, which translates to MSRLAARELTLAYDDRVVVEDLELAVPDGQVTVIVGPNACGKSTTLRALGRLLKPRGGAVLLDGVELARIPTKKIAQAIGLLPQSPVAPEAITVADLVARGRQPHQSWWQQWSEADEKAVTDAMERTDVAALAERSVDELSGGQRQRVWIAMALAQETDLLLLDEPTTFLDISHQVEVLDLVRQLNHERGRTVVAVLHDLNQAARYADHLVAMKAGRVVAEGHPKEIVTAELVRDVFGLEAVVVPDPVTGSPLVVPGAPWAATGA; encoded by the coding sequence ATGAGTCGGCTGGCCGCACGTGAGCTGACGCTCGCCTACGACGACCGGGTGGTCGTGGAGGATCTTGAACTGGCCGTCCCCGACGGGCAGGTGACCGTCATCGTCGGCCCGAACGCGTGCGGGAAGTCGACGACGCTGAGGGCGCTCGGCCGGCTGCTGAAGCCGCGCGGCGGGGCGGTGCTGCTCGACGGGGTCGAGCTGGCCCGTATCCCCACGAAGAAGATCGCGCAGGCGATTGGGCTGCTGCCGCAGTCGCCGGTGGCCCCGGAGGCGATCACGGTCGCGGACCTGGTCGCGCGGGGCCGGCAGCCGCACCAGAGCTGGTGGCAGCAGTGGTCGGAGGCGGACGAGAAGGCCGTCACGGATGCGATGGAACGGACCGATGTGGCGGCGCTGGCCGAGCGGTCGGTGGACGAACTGTCGGGCGGGCAGCGGCAGCGGGTGTGGATCGCGATGGCGCTGGCGCAGGAGACGGATCTGCTGCTGCTGGACGAGCCGACGACGTTCCTGGACATCTCGCACCAGGTGGAGGTGCTGGATCTGGTGCGGCAGTTGAACCACGAGCGGGGGCGGACGGTGGTGGCCGTACTGCACGACCTGAACCAGGCGGCGCGGTACGCGGACCACTTGGTGGCGATGAAGGCGGGGCGGGTGGTGGCGGAGGGTCACCCGAAGGAGATCGTGACGGCGGAGCTGGTGCGGGACGTGTTCGGTCTTGAGGCGGTGGTGGTGCCGGATCCGGTGACGGGGTCGCCGCTGGTCGTTCCTGGCGCGCCTTGGGCGGCGACGGGGGCCTGA